In Sphingobacterium sp. SRCM116780, the genomic stretch ATGAAATAGAGTCTTTTTTAACTAACTTTTGTTTAACTCAAATCTGCATTGAAAGAACGTGTATATGCTGTGTTCAGTTTTATCAAGGGGTTGGAATCTACACATGTATTAGAACCACTAGCATCTGCTGATTATGCGAGTAAACAAGAGTGGTTGATACATTCTATGATGTAATGGTGCATATCAAAAATTGGAATCAAGATCTAGCGGAATTTAGGTTGATCTTACTTAGCGCTTATTACTATTGAAATCCGTTATTATCATTCTTTTTACTTCGTGATTATTTGTATAGTTCAGTTTTTCAGAGCCACATATCCCACAAGCCCAAACCACATATTTGAAAGGTTTTTTGAGTTGATATTTATTTTTTGTTATCGGTATATTTAAATTTTTGCAGGTTTCACAAAAACATTTATCCCGATCTTCTTTTGAAATTTTTAAGTCCTCCATCTGTACGAAAATCTTGAATTCCTCCAAGATGAAATCATTAGCGTTTTCAAGTGTCAATCCAGGGTTGAATAAAACAACATCATCATATGTCAAACGATCTAAATCTTCGTTAATTTCATAAAATGCGATATATCTATAGTTATAACCACTTTCCATTGTAACTTTAAACATTTCGCAAAAAGCATATTCCATACTAATTTCCTTTCTAATGGCTTTATTCGCAATTATCAGGGCATACTGATCTAATAACTCTTCTTCGGTTTTCTCAATATTAAGATTTAAATCATGAGCACATTTCCAAAAATACTCTTCTCTTTCTTCCGTTGAATCAAAGTCTAAACCTGCTAAAACAAATAGATTTTCGCTTTCATACCCTAATTTTAAAACCTGAACAGCCCAGTCAACAAATATCTTACTGTCAGATTGGCTTAATGTTCTTTCTGCTAAAACTTCGAGTGTTAGTTCTTCAAGTTTCATATTGTTAAAATTACGATGAATAAAAGGTAATGCTCATAAGAAAAAACATATTCGTAAATATCCATTTATCAGCTGTTAACGTCAGCCATCTTTTTCTTTGTCAATACTGATGTTAACAGTAAGGCTATCATCCCTGAAGCAATAGCCGTTACGATGACATGACCATATTGCTTTAGCTCAAGTCCATTGTATAGTCTTATCGAAATAATGACCAACATCAGTAAGACAAAAATTATCCAATAGGTACTGCTAATACCAGTGTTGCTAGCTGCTTTCTTTGGAAGTTTGTATACGGTGTAAGCAATCACTATCCCACCTAATAATGTACTCGCATGTTGCAATATTTTTAATAGAGGTATTGTATGGTTTAACATGACAATGGAGTCGGAGAGCACTGAAAATCTTTTCACGAAAAATCCATCATCATGTGTAAAACTGTCCCATAAGATATGTGAAAACGCACCGATTAGTATTGACGTTATCACTATAAACCAATGCTCTTTAAAATAACCATTCCAGTTGAACGATTTAAACCCGATAAACCGTGATTTGAAAAAGGTTGGCAACTGATCAAATAAGGTATTGCGAACGCTATTATGAAAGATAAAAGCAAGTAACAACCCCAATGGTAGATCGAACCAGAAAACTTCACTTATAGTATGACTGTAATCACTTTTGATCCTCATTCTTAAAAAATATTCAAAGTCAGGAGTGAGGCTGCCAATTACAAGACCAGTAGTTGAAAACCATTTTTTAGACACATATTTTAATGGTAATACTAGTGCTGGATGAGAAAATGTAAATGGCATACAGTATTTTAATTTGTTTTTAAGCGTTATCGATATTCTGTATTTACTTTTCACATTACAGAACGCGCAATTTATGTAATTTTCTTTAAAGTAAAAATAATTTAAGAACATATCCTAAAGATGTTTTTTTAAAGACTATATTAAAATCAATCATTCTTAGTAGGAAAATATCTTATTTTCAATTCCAGTATGGTACGATTAAAAGCTTAACAGAGGACGCGTACATTTCATCGTCTGTAATGTTTCAATTCCAGTATGGTACGATTAAAAGTAATGAAAAATTAGGTCAGCTAAAACAAGCTCAAGCAGTTTCAATTCCAGTATGGTACGATTAAAAGGTGATCCCAAAAGGAAATCAGAATATTTCAACCAAGTTTCAATTCCAGTATGGTACGATTAAAAGGTGATCCCAAAAGGAAATCAGAATATTTCAACCAAGTTTCAATTCCAGTATGGTACGATTAAAAGAAAAGTACTTCCAGTTTATAAACGTAATGGTTTTAAGTTTCAATTCCAGTATGGTACGATTAAAAGCTCTGTTCGCAACGCATGGATAGGAGTGGGGTATCTGTTTCAATTCCAGTATGGTACGATTAAAAGTATGAAAGAACGACATGCTGAAGTAGCTATTGAAATGTTTCAATTCCAGTATGGTACGATTAAAAGTTTATATCCACATAAGGCTTCCAAACCAGCTAACATGTTTCAATTCCAGTATGGTACGATTAAAAGTAATTATGGTGTTAATACTCCTGCAGGGGTTGTTCAGTTTCAATTCCAGTATGGTACGATTAAAAGCTCCATAATGACTATGGTGAATCAAAATCATATAGTTTCAATTCCAGTATGGTACGATTAAAAGTATTTGAATCCAGATTAATAGTACGAATAACAGTATTGTTTCAATTCCAGTATGGTACGATTAAAAGCTTTTGACCAAAAGCCCTTGATGACATCCTATCAGCAGTTTCAATTCCAGTATGGTACGATTAAAAGTTCACTATTTTGAACAACCTTTAATAATGAATCAATAGTTTCAATTCCAGTATGGTACGATTAAAAGTCCACGTCTAGAAGCAATAAAATATCTATCCTCTAAGTTTCAATTCCAGTATGGTACGATTAAAAGGTAAAGCCGTTTCGAGATATGGGAGTTAAAGAAGCGAGTTTCAATTCCAGTATGGTACGATTAAAAGTGACGATGTTGTTTACTTATTATGTAGCCGGTGTTTTGTTTCAATTCCAGTATGGTACGATTAAAAGTTTTTCGTTTAATTTCGAACGCATTTTCGCCTTCATTGTTTCAATTCCAGTATGGTACGATTAAAAGCTTTCTTTTGATTTACATATGTCACACTGTCAAGCTTGTTTCAATTCCAGTATGGTACGATTAAAAGCGGGATAGCCGCGTACGTCCGCTGCACCTGTCGTATGAGTTTCAATTCCAGTATGGTACGATTAAAAGTGATACTACTTCAGTAATATTCAAGCTGAAAACACAGTTTCAATTCCAGTATGGTACGATTAAAAGTGGTGACATTGTCCACAATTTGAGCCATGTGTCTTAGTTTCAATTCCAGTATGGTACGATTAAAAGTGATACTACTTCAGTAATATTCAAGCTGAAAACACAGTTTCAATTCCAGTATGGTACGATTAAAAGTGGTGACATTGTCCACAATTTGAGCCATGTGTCTTAGTTTCAATTCCAGTATGGTACGATTAAAAGCATGGTAACACCATCAAGATCATAGTACATACTTTGTTTCAATTCCAGTATGGTACGATTAAAAGCAAGGTAAAGGTCGTGTCTATAGGTATGAACAAGAGTTTCAATTCCAGTATGGTACGATTAAAAGGTAAGATAAGTGTGTAAAAGATTTAAAATATAATTAGTTTCAATTCCAGTATGGTACGATTAAAAGGTAAGATAAGTGTGTAAAAGATTTAAAATATAATTAGTTTCAATTCCAGTATGGTACGATTAAAAGCAGAAGAAAACTAATGACTCAAGAGTTATTATTTAAGTTTCAATTCCAGTATGGTACGATTAAAAGTTTGATGTGTATACGTGCATACGGATGTTTACTATTGTTTCAATTCCAGTATGGTACGATTAAAAGCATCATTGATATTATTAATGTAACTAGCGTTACTGTTGTTTCAATTCCAGTATGGTACGATTAAAAGAAAAAAAGTCCTAAAGTCAACATAACAGCCAAATAAGTT encodes the following:
- a CDS encoding DUF4184 family protein → MPFTFSHPALVLPLKYVSKKWFSTTGLVIGSLTPDFEYFLRMRIKSDYSHTISEVFWFDLPLGLLLAFIFHNSVRNTLFDQLPTFFKSRFIGFKSFNWNGYFKEHWFIVITSILIGAFSHILWDSFTHDDGFFVKRFSVLSDSIVMLNHTIPLLKILQHASTLLGGIVIAYTVYKLPKKAASNTGISSTYWIIFVLLMLVIISIRLYNGLELKQYGHVIVTAIASGMIALLLTSVLTKKKMADVNS